The Entelurus aequoreus isolate RoL-2023_Sb linkage group LG11, RoL_Eaeq_v1.1, whole genome shotgun sequence genome includes the window atggatctgctattcccgtttaaataaaaaaaattcatttcagtaggcctttaaaggaataattatttagccttagcccccgtgtcagccacactaacccatcatttaaggttcccctccatccatccatccattttcttccgcttatccgaggtcgggtcgcgggggcagcagcctaagcaaagaagcccagacttccctctccccagccacttcgtccagctcctcccgggggatcccgaggcgttcccaggccagccgggagacatagtcttcccaacgtgtcctgggtcttccccgtggccccccccagggaggtgttcgggtggcatcccgaGCAGATGCCCGATCCACCTCAaccaccaattattatttttttaaatctgtcctttctaatccattttctaccacttgttactctcggcgtctcctagccgctcaggcaaatcttattgtctaaaaattcattTTGCAATCGATATCGTGACATCAGCGCGGAAAGTGCGCGTTTTTTTAGGAaattagtgtgcaaggaatataaatatatatatatatatatatatatatatatatatatatacacacacacacgcacagacgttaggtcaggaaaaaacacagaggctatttcatccctacaagcctgtttcgcaggtttccctgctctccagggaatttttttaaatgcgtttttatttgataaaatcccctgaaaaaacctaggaaaaaacacaagctatTTCATCTCTAGTTCATAaagtcccctgaagagcagggaaacctgtgaaacaggcttgtagggatgaaatggcctctgtgttttttcctgacctaacgtatattctgctctaccccggtattgaacactgtttaacggataaaccacagtaacctcgactatatatatacatatttatatatacatatatatatatatatacatatatttatacaaatacatatatatatatatatatatatatatatatatatatatatatatatatatatatatatatatatatatatatatatatatatatgtcttaattagattatccaaaaaatagtgctcgataccgtggtagagcgtaatatatatgtgtgggaaaaaaatcacaagactatttcatctctacaggcctgtttcatgaggggtttcctcaatcctcaggagatttttttttcttttttctcctgattttttctttctttttttctcctgaggattgaggaaacccctcatgaaacaggcctgtagagattaaatagtcttgtgattttttcccacacatacatatatatatatatatatatatatatatatatatatatatatatatacatatatatatatatacatatatatatatatatatatatatatatatatatatatatatatatatatatatatatatatatatatatatatatatatatatatatatatatatatatatatatatatatatatatacacagcctggcccccggccaaattgttaaagtcaaagtaccaatgatgattgtcactcacacactaggtgtggcgacattattctctgcatttgacccatcacccttgatcatcccctgggaggtgagaggagcagtgagcagcagcggtggccacgcccgggaatgatttttggtgatttaacccccaattccaacccttgatgctgagtgccaagcagggaggtaatgggtcccatttttatagtctttggtatgactcggccggggtttgaactcacaacctactgagaggttttaacccaatgcagccccccccccccgagtcaaaaagtttggggacccctagaTGTATCGTTTATAAAATGACataacttaataataataataataataataataataataataataatacctgggatttatatagcgcttttctaagtacccaaagtcgcttttacatgttaaaaacccatcattcattcacacctggtggtggtaagctactttaaCAGTTGAGATGATTTGCGATCTTTCAATCTTCTTTTATTGTGTTTCATATTTACGTGAGCCTCAGGACTCTAACCTTTCACACGCTCACCCCCGACAAACATAACAACTGCAAACAATGGCTTCATTCTGGCACGATACGCCTTTTGCTCATCGCTGTTGCCAACTTTTCCGCCTGCGTGCCGCCAGCGTGACGTGTGGACGGACGACAGGCCGCCACAAGTCCGTAAAGACAACAGCGTGGGCGGAACGGGAGTGAGAAAGCGACGTGTCAGGACCAGACCCGCAAAGTCTAAAAAACAAGACTTGCCTACTAAAGAGAACACGACTGATAACATCACttttatcatacttgccaaccctctccaTTTCCCCGGGAGAGtcccccgaatttcagtgccccttcccgaaaatctcccggggcaaccattctcacaaatttctcccgatttccacccggacaacaatattgggggcgtgcctttagcgtcctctctcacctgaaaccttcaccctttaacggccacatgctgtcctcagtcacgtccgcttttcctcaatataaacagcgtgccggcccagtcacataacatctatggcttttggaactcagtgcacacacaacaacctctcTGGATTCCATAAGAGATTCCATAAGGaaccggttcgataagaggagtcgctaatggcatcgacatcgataatttcttaacgaacatcatccctatcctccttcttttatttttatatatatttttatatatatatatatatatatatatatatatatatatatatatatatatatatatatatatatatatatatatatatatatatatatatatatatatatatatatatatatagctgtaattcactgaaattcaagtatttcttttatatatataaataaaagaaggaggatagggatatgtgtatatatatatatatatatatatatatatatatatatatatatatatatatatatatataaataaatgataaatgggttgtacttgtatagcgcttttctaccttcaaggtactcaaagcgctttgacactatttccacattcacccattcacacacacattcacacactgatggcgggagctaaccagcagccatcaggggcaagggtgaagtgtcttgcccaaggacacaacggacgcgactaggatggtagaaggtggggattgaaccccagtaaccagcaaccctccgattgctggcacggccactctaccaacttcgccacgccgtccctacatacatatatattaaaagaaatactttaatttcagtgaattacagctatatatatatatatatatatatatatatatatatatatatatatatatatatatatatatatatatatatatatatatatatatatatatatataagaggatagggatgtatatacatatacacaaattatatatatatatatatatatatagctgtaatttactgaaattcaagtatttcttttatatatacacatatatatattagatatatataaatatatatatatatactgtatataataaaataaatacttgaatttcagtgaattaattcactgaaatttaagtatttattttatatatatatatatatatatatatatatatatatatatacatatatatgaaatacttgaatttcagtgaattacagctatatatatatatatatatatatatatatatatatatatatatatagctgtaatatatatatattatatatatatatacatatatatatatatatatagctgtaattcactgaagttcaaatatttcttatatatatatatatatatatatataaatatatatatatatatatatatataaaagaggatagggatgtatatacatatacacaaattatatatatatatatatgtagctgtaatttactgaaattcaagtatttcttttatatatacacatacatatatatatatattagatatatataaatatatatatatatactgtatataataaaataaatacttgaatttcagtgaattaattcactgaaatttaagtatttattttatatatatatatatatatatatatatatatatatacatatatatgaaatacttgaatttcagtgaattacagctatatatatatatatatatatatatatatatatatatatatatatatatatatatatatatatatatatatatatatacatatatatgaaatacttgaatttcagtgaattacagctatatatatatatatatatatatatatatatatatatatatatatatatatatatatacacaccctcCCAGCGGGCCTTtcgaatatctccctaattctgtggtctcaaggttggcaagtatgctcttatGTTTGCTGTATTTGAATTATTCTCCGCCAAAATATTCATAGTTCATTTTTGTGTGATGATAGGCAAAAAGAAAAGACAGTTTGGTTGATGAGGATTGTGTTTATTACACCTTAAAAAAACCCATAAGAACAATAAATAGTTGAGTAATTGACCCTTACATTACATCACATTGGAAAGTTTCATTGATGAAGTTTCTGATGTTCTTGGTTGTTTCTAGACACGAGCAAAGGACTGGTAGAGGGCCATGAGCTTGTCCTGGAGGTCCTGGGCCAAGGGGTTGAGTTTCTCCCTCAGGTCTTCAGCATAGGGGGCCACCATCTGCTCCACCAGGTGGGCTCTCTGACTCAGCTCCCGCTGGAGGTTGTCGGTCATGGGGGCCATGCTGTGTTGGAAGTTGACCAGGTGCTGGTCCACCGCCTCCCTCAGGTTGTCGGTGTAAGGTCCCAGCTGCTCCTGCAGCTGCCGGGCGCTCATCTCCAGGCTGGCCTTCAGCTCCTCGCTCCTCTGCATGAGGGCTTCTCTCAGCGCGTCCGAGTCCAGGGTGTCGGCGTAGGGGGTGAGCTCCTGCTTGAGCTGCTCCACCCGCTGCCGGATCTGGGTCTTCATGTCCTCGGTGAAAGGCTCCAGCTTCTGCCGGACGGAACTCAGCTCCTGGCTCAGCACGTTCCTCAAGACGTCGGCCTCCGAGCTGATCTTGGTCATCAGGTCCTCGGCTGTCGAGGGGAGATTCTCCTTCAAGGTGCTCGCGTATTTGCTGGCGATGTCGGCGCTCTCGGCCAGACGAGCGCTACAAGACGCAACAGTGAGATGCCGTGAGTCCACCAATAGACAACTTTGTCACTGATAAATGGAATATCATTTTGCAGGGAGGGCTGCTACATGCTCTAAATCagggatgtcgcaatagcaattctttgtatctttgtagatcaggcctgggcaattattttgacttggggggccacatttagagaaaaaaatgtgtctgggggccggaacattaatacaaaacctcacaataatgtctgactgaatgctaaaaacgtcatgacagacccgccttaaaaaacaatggaattttacatttttctatgaacgataaaacactgaatattgacaaaatatgaatgtcacaccccctttccatctacatattttacaatcaagtgaaacgcaaccaaaatgcaacaaacagtgaaatatgaacgcgaagggtacaaaataaacccacctacaatctgatatatctgatatttgctgaattcccccccagggatcaataaagtactttctattctattctatatatcactaagctttagaactttgttgtgaaaatctccttcagcgtctgtggaaacgcttcccgcccacactgcttggtgcctcgtctgagctgctgtgacgtagttaaacgtagtaactaattagatgaccatagtaactaattagatgaccatagcaactaattagattaccatagtaactggtatatcatccataagcgcagattcaaaCTAtttaaatacttagtatagttgaagacttacggtcattagaaaacatgactgcacatcataatggcagctacactttccatctgaaagatctaaaaaaattatttgggaatgtccgacgggccagattgaaaagctcaacgggccgcatgtggaccccgggccttagtttgcccaggtctgttgtagatgatgctacatatgtacaaaataaaccacatgttagtgcaccagtagaggaaaatgagcaaactacataaataccatgctgtaatttgattttgatataatttttttttaacttgatagattgaaaatgaacaccaatgagttgactgatgaacattatcacatcatttattcagaaaatataaataacgacaaatatagtaccgtattttccggactataagtcgcagtttttttcatagtttggccggggggtgcgacttatactcaggagcgacttatgtgtgaaattattaacacattaccgtaaaatatcaaataatattatttagctcattcacgtaagagactagacgtataagatttcatgggatttagcgattaggagtgacagattgtttggtaaacgtatagcatgttctatgtcaggggtcaccaacctttttggaaccaagagctacttcttgggtagtgattaatgcgaagggctaccagtttgatacacacttaaataaattgccagaaatagccaatttgctcaatttacctttaactctatgttattattaataattaatgatatttacacttaattgaactgtttaaaagaggagaaaacacaaaaaaaatgacaattacattttgaaacatagtttatcttcaatttcgactctttaaaattcaaaattgaaccgaaaaaaagaagagaaaaactagctaattcgaatctttttgaaaaaataaaaaaaagaatttatggaacatcattagtaatttttcctgattaagattaattttagaattttgatgacatgttttaaataggttaaaatccaatctgcactttgttagaatatataacaaattggaccaagctatatttctaacaaagacaaatcattatttcttctagattttccaaaacaaaaattttaaaataaattcaaaagactttgaaataagatttaaatttgattctacagattttctagatttgccagataataattttttggaattttaatcataataagtttgaagaaatatttcacaaatattatttgtcgaaaaaaacagaagctaaaatgaagaattaaattaaaatgtatttattattctttacggtaaaaaaaaaaaatttacttgaacattgatttcaattgtcaggaaagaagaggaaggaatttcaaaggtaaaaaggtaaatgtgtttaaaaatccgaaaatcatttttaaggttgtattttttctctaaaattgtctttctgaaagttataagaagcaaagtaaaaatattaatgaatttatttaaacaagtgaagaccaagtctttaaaatattttcttggattttcaaattctatttgagttttgtctctcttagaattaaaaatgtcgagcaaagcgagaccagcttgctagtaaataaatacaatttaaaaaatagaggcagctcactggtaagtgctgctatttgagctatttttagaacaggccagcgggctactcatctggtcctcacgggcgacctggtgcccgcgggcaccgcgttggtgacccctgttctatatgttatagttatttgaatgactcttaccataatatgttacgttaacataccagttggttatttatgcctcatataacgtacacttattcagcctgttgttcactattctttatttcttttaaattgcctttcaaatgtctattcttggtgttggcttttatcaaatacattccccccaaaaatgcgacttatactccagtgcgacttatatatgtttttttccccttctttattatgcattttcggccggtgcgacttatactccgaaaaatacggtacatattttctattgtttcattgaaaataaaacagcaaagtccatttggctgtcatctgttttaatatgagacacaattgtgtcaaagtcatgaattgttttgttcatgcttgaaataagaaatgattactttaaaaaagtagttttatacttgtgagtgttgatgacacagctttgcaacacttgatattctagtttcaagcatgttttactcaatataggtcatcaaatctcagcaacaagctgtaatatcttactgagatcatttgaccaaaacccttaaaacaagtaaaacactctaacataaaatctgcttagtgagaagaattatcttatcagacagaaaataagcaaatatcacccttatttgagatatttaatcttacttagatttcagtttttgcagtatgCTTTACGCACAGATGGTGaagccctacactgcaaaaagtcagtgttcaaaaacaagaaaaaattaaagctgcaagcagcgttggtcgggtccgcattttggcaggtgctagtcctaattaaatcgcaatttccgccagtcctgatgtgtgtaaaaagtttggtgagttttgaagtattttaaggcgctcaaattacagctcaaagaggcaaaaatgagtgtttttatgaaacttttgttttgaaggggtgattgccaacttcctgttgatttttgctgaaggatgtcagtgtatgaaatctagctctaagtcagacctacatagaggtttttgtttcatgtctctacgatattcgtactgggagttagaggaagttgtgtctgtgtttttttcctaggtgccgcggcacagtggttcttttctttgaaggctcgtaaaataaaacggtagcacgtatcgAAACgcgttcgtcaacttttaatcagaagggttcaatctctctcctgtagtagtttgaagccgaaa containing:
- the LOC133660440 gene encoding apolipoprotein A-I-like isoform X1, which translates into the protein MKMCRRHVATLLFLRVEKQVEATHAGSTLKQKRCGDRKTELIMKQDTIMRVFVLLALAVFSGCNANLFHADAPKPQLEVLTDAFWDYVAKATQTADDTLQMMRKSQFGEEVNARLAESADIASKYASTLKENLPSTAEDLMTKISSEADVLRNVLSQELSSVRQKLEPFTEDMKTQIRQRVEQLKQELTPYADTLDSDALREALMQRSEELKASLEMSARQLQEQLGPYTDNLREAVDQHLVNFQHSMAPMTDNLQRELSQRAHLVEQMVAPYAEDLREKLNPLAQDLQDKLMALYQSFARV
- the LOC133660440 gene encoding apolipoprotein A-I-like isoform X3 yields the protein MRVFVLLALAVFSGCNANLFHADAPKPQLEVLTDAFWDYVAKATQTADDTLQMMRKSQFGEEVNARLAESADIASKYASTLKENLPSTAEDLMTKISSEADVLRNVLSQELSSVRQKLEPFTEDMKTQIRQRVEQLKQELTPYADTLDSDALREALMQRSEELKASLEMSARQLQEQLGPYTDNLREAVDQHLVNFQHSMAPMTDNLQRELSQRAHLVEQMVAPYAEDLREKLNPLAQDLQDKLMALYQSFARV
- the LOC133660440 gene encoding apolipoprotein A-I-like isoform X2, coding for MKAGCIYAHTHTHTHTNTHTHIHKEQQDTIMRVFVLLALAVFSGCNANLFHADAPKPQLEVLTDAFWDYVAKATQTADDTLQMMRKSQFGEEVNARLAESADIASKYASTLKENLPSTAEDLMTKISSEADVLRNVLSQELSSVRQKLEPFTEDMKTQIRQRVEQLKQELTPYADTLDSDALREALMQRSEELKASLEMSARQLQEQLGPYTDNLREAVDQHLVNFQHSMAPMTDNLQRELSQRAHLVEQMVAPYAEDLREKLNPLAQDLQDKLMALYQSFARV